From Cellulosimicrobium cellulans, the proteins below share one genomic window:
- a CDS encoding ABC transporter substrate-binding protein, with the protein MKNHRGASWKRSVATTTLAGLVALGLAACGGSGSGGDDAATGGTGEGGVEGVDDGSTLTLWTRAPLEKQAKLLVDAYNASHENQVELTIVPNDDYVAKVGAAAGSGGLPDLFAADIVYVPNWVEQGLYQDVTDRIDQLDFADQINQGHLEAGTYEDEEYVLPFVLDISVLFYNKDLYEQAGLDPEAGPTSLEEFAEQAKAVDALGGGVDGTFFGGNCGGCLVFTWFPSVWAADEDVLSADGTESLLASDTAQDVYAVYKDLVDSDAVGAGTRDETGATWVAPFQEGKIGVMPYPATLLSTADETVDVGVAPIPGPGGGESTFVGGDGIGISKDSEQSDQAWNFLSWMMSEDAQVEVLAKNGDVVSRADLVDNEYSSADPRVVTINEIASKGRTPVARNFQQAFNAPNSPWLTLVRNAVFGDASSIEPDNEEITAVLSQ; encoded by the coding sequence ATGAAGAACCACCGCGGGGCCTCGTGGAAGAGGTCCGTGGCCACGACGACGCTCGCCGGCCTCGTCGCGCTCGGGCTCGCCGCGTGCGGCGGGTCCGGATCCGGCGGCGACGACGCCGCGACGGGCGGGACGGGAGAAGGCGGCGTCGAGGGGGTCGACGACGGCAGCACGCTCACGCTGTGGACGCGCGCGCCGCTCGAGAAGCAGGCGAAGCTGCTCGTGGACGCGTACAACGCGAGCCACGAGAACCAGGTCGAGCTCACGATCGTCCCCAACGACGACTACGTCGCGAAGGTCGGCGCCGCCGCGGGCAGCGGCGGGCTGCCCGACCTGTTCGCGGCCGACATCGTGTACGTGCCGAACTGGGTCGAGCAGGGGCTCTACCAGGACGTCACCGACCGCATCGACCAGCTCGACTTCGCGGACCAGATCAACCAGGGCCACCTCGAGGCCGGCACGTACGAGGACGAGGAGTACGTCCTCCCGTTCGTGCTCGACATCTCGGTCCTCTTCTACAACAAGGACCTCTACGAGCAGGCCGGCCTCGACCCGGAGGCCGGGCCGACGTCGCTCGAGGAGTTCGCCGAGCAGGCGAAGGCAGTCGACGCGCTCGGTGGCGGCGTCGACGGCACCTTCTTCGGCGGCAACTGCGGCGGGTGCCTCGTCTTCACGTGGTTCCCGTCGGTCTGGGCCGCGGACGAGGACGTGCTCAGCGCGGACGGCACCGAGTCGCTCCTCGCGAGCGACACCGCGCAGGACGTCTACGCCGTGTACAAGGACCTCGTCGACTCCGACGCCGTGGGCGCCGGCACGCGGGACGAGACCGGCGCGACCTGGGTCGCCCCCTTCCAGGAGGGCAAGATCGGCGTCATGCCGTACCCGGCGACGCTCCTGTCGACGGCGGACGAGACGGTGGACGTCGGCGTCGCACCCATCCCGGGGCCGGGCGGAGGCGAGTCGACCTTCGTCGGCGGCGACGGCATCGGCATCTCCAAGGACAGCGAGCAGTCCGACCAGGCGTGGAACTTCCTCTCCTGGATGATGTCCGAGGACGCCCAGGTCGAGGTGCTCGCCAAGAACGGCGACGTCGTCTCGCGCGCCGACCTGGTCGACAACGAGTACTCGTCGGCCGACCCGCGCGTCGTGACGATCAACGAGATCGCGAGCAAGGGCCGCACGCCCGTCGCCCGCAACTTCCAGCAGGCGTTCAACGCGCCGAACAGCCCGTGGCTCACGCTCGTGCGCAACGCGGTGTTCGGCGACGCCTCGAGCATCGAGCCGGACAACGAGGAGATCACCGCGGTCCTCTCGCAGTGA
- a CDS encoding sugar-binding transcriptional regulator, which yields MVDREQDVLRAASMYYLQDMKMEVIAKHLHTSRSTVSRLVKRARDTGLVEISLRPARSRGPGLGQHLASTWGIDAYVVPVPDQAPQVERLEQVALTTARLLSTWFDSDMILGIAWGTTLSAISRHLPRKPTRGSAVVQLNGAANTRTSGVHYAGDLIAGFGTAFDAHVHHFPVPAFFDYAETKRAMWRERSVRRVLDVQHRADIALFSVGAVAGGVPSHVYSAGYLEPDDIAVLDAEGVVGDVCTVFLRADGTYRDIALNERATGPGPDELRRVPRRVCAVAGDNKVAPLRAALRAGVVTDLVVDEITASRLVGGG from the coding sequence ATGGTGGACCGGGAGCAGGACGTCCTGCGGGCGGCGTCGATGTACTACCTGCAGGACATGAAGATGGAGGTCATCGCCAAGCACCTGCACACGTCGCGGTCGACCGTGTCGCGGCTCGTGAAGCGGGCCCGGGACACGGGGCTGGTCGAGATCTCGCTGCGGCCCGCGCGGAGCCGCGGCCCGGGGCTGGGCCAGCACCTCGCGAGCACGTGGGGGATCGACGCGTACGTCGTCCCGGTGCCGGACCAGGCCCCGCAGGTCGAGCGGCTGGAGCAGGTCGCCCTGACGACCGCGCGCCTGCTGTCGACGTGGTTCGACTCCGACATGATCCTCGGCATCGCGTGGGGGACGACGCTCTCGGCCATCTCCCGGCACCTGCCGCGCAAGCCGACGCGAGGGAGCGCCGTCGTCCAGCTCAACGGGGCCGCGAACACGCGCACGTCGGGCGTGCACTACGCGGGCGACCTCATCGCGGGCTTCGGCACCGCGTTCGACGCGCACGTGCACCATTTCCCAGTGCCCGCGTTCTTCGACTACGCCGAGACCAAGCGGGCGATGTGGCGCGAGCGGTCGGTGCGGCGCGTGCTCGACGTGCAGCACCGGGCGGACATCGCGCTCTTCTCCGTCGGGGCCGTCGCGGGCGGCGTGCCGTCCCACGTGTACTCGGCGGGATATCTCGAGCCGGACGACATCGCGGTCCTCGACGCCGAGGGGGTCGTCGGCGACGTCTGCACGGTGTTCCTGCGCGCGGACGGCACCTACCGCGACATCGCGCTCAACGAGCGGGCGACGGGTCCGGGTCCCGACGAGCTGCGCCGCGTGCCCCGGCGCGTGTGCGCCGTGGCGGGCGACAACAAGGTGGCGCCGCTGCGCGCGGCCCTGCGCGCCGGCGTCGTCACGGACCTCGTCGTGGACGAGATCACGGCGTCCCGCCTGGTCGGGGGCGGGTGA
- a CDS encoding carbohydrate ABC transporter permease: MSVQSASSTPPSPAPHGAASPGPAASDHRPPRGTPTASAVRRRRRPGRSQAARGWAYAAPTAVFVLVFFVLPVLLVGQMSVSDWPLLAGNRGPNFPDNFRDAVDNRFFWDSIVFTLKYTVIATVLLIALGLGFALLVQESSRWKSFLRTSILVPSALGLASASLLFYALYSPQVGPISPLLERLGIVDEPVSFLGSPEGALWSTVFLIVWRFAGFYMLLLMVGLQGIPHEVYEAARMDGANRWQTFGRVTLPLLRPSLALCTIMCVTGSLLAFDQFYILTKGGPDNSTITVVQLIYNIAFQGQNDLGVAAALSIIVLAALVLINVAQVRGMRAPEEK, encoded by the coding sequence ATGTCCGTGCAGTCCGCGTCCTCGACGCCGCCCTCGCCCGCGCCGCACGGCGCGGCGTCGCCGGGCCCCGCCGCGAGCGACCACCGACCGCCCCGCGGCACCCCGACCGCGAGCGCCGTCCGGCGCCGCCGTCGGCCGGGGCGCTCGCAGGCCGCCCGCGGGTGGGCCTACGCCGCACCCACCGCGGTGTTCGTGCTCGTGTTCTTCGTCTTGCCCGTCCTGCTCGTCGGTCAGATGTCGGTGTCCGACTGGCCGCTGCTCGCCGGCAACCGGGGTCCCAACTTCCCCGACAACTTCCGCGACGCCGTCGACAACCGGTTCTTCTGGGACTCGATCGTCTTCACGCTGAAGTACACGGTGATCGCGACCGTGCTCCTCATCGCCCTGGGGCTCGGGTTCGCGCTCCTGGTGCAGGAGTCGAGCCGGTGGAAGAGCTTCCTGCGCACGTCGATCCTCGTGCCGAGCGCGCTGGGTCTCGCGTCCGCGTCGCTGCTCTTCTACGCGCTGTACTCGCCGCAGGTCGGGCCGATCTCCCCGCTCCTGGAGCGGCTGGGGATCGTCGACGAGCCGGTGTCGTTCCTCGGCTCGCCCGAGGGGGCGCTGTGGTCGACGGTCTTCCTCATCGTCTGGCGCTTCGCCGGGTTCTACATGCTCCTGCTCATGGTGGGGCTGCAGGGGATCCCGCACGAGGTCTACGAGGCCGCACGCATGGACGGTGCGAACCGCTGGCAGACGTTCGGGCGCGTGACGCTCCCGCTGCTGCGCCCGTCGCTCGCGCTGTGCACGATCATGTGCGTCACCGGCTCGCTCCTCGCGTTCGACCAGTTCTACATCCTCACCAAGGGCGGTCCGGACAACAGCACGATCACCGTGGTCCAGCTCATCTACAACATCGCCTTCCAGGGCCAGAACGACCTGGGCGTGGCCGCCGCGCTGTCGATCATCGTGCTCGCCGCCCTCGTGCTCATCAACGTCGCGCAGGTCCGTGGCATGCGCGCACCCGAGGAGAAGTGA
- a CDS encoding amino-acid N-acetyltransferase, translating to MPTTSAVRVRPALPADVRAVRALVQPYAEARILLAKEMVGYYEAVQEFVVAEVEPGATGEPDGGGAPRVVGCGALHVMWDDLAEIRTLAVDPAWRGHRVGHALVVELLARARALGLRRVFCLTFEVDFFRAHGFRAIEGTPVSHEVYAELLRSHDDGVAEFLDLARVKPNTLGNTRMLLDLDDLPAGAATLS from the coding sequence GTGCCCACGACCTCCGCCGTCCGCGTCCGTCCCGCCCTGCCCGCGGACGTGCGCGCGGTGCGCGCGCTCGTGCAGCCCTACGCGGAGGCGCGGATCCTGCTGGCCAAGGAGATGGTCGGGTACTACGAGGCGGTCCAGGAGTTCGTCGTCGCCGAGGTGGAGCCGGGTGCCACCGGCGAGCCCGACGGCGGGGGCGCACCGCGCGTCGTCGGGTGCGGCGCGCTGCACGTCATGTGGGACGACCTCGCCGAGATCCGCACCCTCGCCGTCGACCCCGCGTGGCGCGGGCACCGCGTGGGGCACGCGCTCGTGGTCGAGCTCCTGGCGCGGGCGCGCGCGCTCGGGCTCCGCCGGGTCTTCTGCCTGACGTTCGAGGTCGACTTCTTCCGGGCGCACGGCTTCCGCGCGATCGAGGGGACCCCCGTCTCGCACGAGGTGTACGCCGAGCTCCTGCGCTCGCACGACGACGGCGTCGCGGAGTTCCTCGACCTCGCGCGCGTGAAGCCCAACACGCTCGGCAACACGCGCATGCTGCTCGACCTCGACGACCTCCCGGCCGGGGCGGCGACGCTCAGCTGA
- a CDS encoding glycerol-3-phosphate dehydrogenase/oxidase, translated as MASTRLTAESRRQALAALEASTSPDTELDVLVIGGGVTGAGIALDAVTRGLSTAIVEAQDWAAGTSSRSSKLVHGGLRYLQMLDFHLVKEALTERDLLLKDIAPHLVRPVPFLYPLEHRVWERAYVGAGIALYDTLASLAPGKRAMPIHRHLSRSRMEKKFPDLAHDAAIGAVQYWDASVDDARLVTTLVRTAASYGAHAASRTQVVSLTKGSTGAVNGAVLQDLETGAEITVRARAVINATGVWTEDTEALAGSEGGLRVLASKGVHIVVPRERIKGQVGLILQTEKSVLFIIPWSRYWIIGTTDTPWEQDFQHPVATSADIDYVLDHANAVLAHPLTRDDIIGTYAGLRPLLQPGTKEGTSSAKVSREHTVASPTPGLTVIAGGKLTTYRVMAKDAVDFAIGQRASALPSITQKIPLLGAVGLDAVRRQARPWASRYGWTPALVDHLLHRYGSNLREIVELCEARPDLAKPLEHAPAYLRAEIAYGVSHEGALHLEDLLLHRTRLNYEVADRGLAALPEIADLVAELLGWDDATRAAEIASYTDRANAEAAAEQEPDDASAERTRLEVDDVSPLQPLRTT; from the coding sequence ATGGCATCCACGAGACTCACCGCGGAGTCGCGCCGGCAGGCGCTCGCCGCGCTCGAGGCCAGCACGAGCCCCGACACGGAGCTCGACGTCCTCGTGATCGGCGGGGGCGTCACGGGCGCGGGGATCGCGCTCGACGCCGTGACGCGCGGGCTGTCGACGGCGATCGTCGAGGCGCAGGACTGGGCGGCCGGGACCTCGAGCCGGTCGAGCAAGCTCGTCCACGGCGGGCTGCGCTACCTGCAGATGCTCGACTTCCACCTCGTCAAGGAGGCGCTCACCGAGCGCGACCTCCTGCTCAAGGACATCGCCCCGCACCTCGTGCGGCCCGTCCCGTTCCTCTACCCGCTCGAGCACCGCGTGTGGGAGCGCGCCTACGTGGGCGCGGGCATCGCTCTCTACGACACGCTCGCGAGCCTCGCCCCCGGCAAGCGCGCCATGCCGATCCACCGGCACCTGTCGCGCAGCCGCATGGAGAAGAAGTTCCCCGACCTCGCGCACGACGCCGCGATCGGCGCCGTCCAGTACTGGGACGCCTCCGTCGACGACGCGCGCCTCGTCACCACGCTCGTGCGCACCGCCGCGTCGTACGGCGCGCACGCCGCCTCGCGCACCCAGGTCGTCTCCCTCACGAAGGGGTCGACGGGCGCGGTGAACGGCGCCGTGCTCCAGGACCTCGAGACCGGCGCCGAGATCACCGTCCGGGCCCGCGCCGTCATCAACGCGACCGGCGTCTGGACCGAGGACACCGAGGCGCTCGCCGGCAGCGAGGGCGGGCTGCGGGTCCTCGCGTCCAAGGGCGTGCACATCGTCGTCCCGCGCGAGCGCATCAAGGGCCAGGTCGGGCTGATCCTGCAGACCGAGAAGTCGGTGCTGTTCATCATCCCGTGGTCGCGCTACTGGATCATCGGCACCACGGACACCCCGTGGGAGCAGGACTTCCAGCACCCCGTCGCGACGTCGGCCGACATCGACTACGTGCTCGACCACGCGAACGCGGTGCTCGCGCACCCGCTCACGCGCGACGACATCATCGGCACGTACGCCGGGCTCCGCCCGCTCCTCCAGCCCGGCACCAAGGAGGGCACCAGCTCCGCGAAGGTCTCGCGCGAGCACACCGTCGCCTCCCCCACCCCGGGGCTGACCGTCATCGCCGGCGGCAAGCTCACGACCTACCGCGTGATGGCCAAGGACGCCGTCGACTTCGCGATCGGCCAGCGCGCGAGCGCCCTGCCGTCCATCACGCAGAAGATCCCGCTCCTGGGCGCCGTCGGCCTCGACGCCGTCCGGCGGCAGGCGCGGCCGTGGGCCTCGCGCTACGGCTGGACGCCCGCGCTCGTCGACCACCTGCTGCACCGGTACGGGTCCAACCTCCGCGAGATCGTCGAGCTGTGCGAGGCCCGTCCGGACCTCGCGAAGCCGCTGGAGCACGCGCCGGCGTACCTGCGGGCCGAGATCGCGTACGGCGTCTCGCACGAGGGCGCCCTGCACCTCGAGGACCTGCTGCTGCACCGCACGCGCCTCAACTACGAGGTCGCCGACCGCGGCCTCGCCGCGCTTCCCGAGATCGCCGACCTCGTCGCCGAGCTCCTCGGGTGGGACGACGCGACCCGCGCCGCCGAGATCGCCAGCTACACCGACCGCGCCAACGCGGAGGCCGCCGCCGAGCAGGAGCCCGACGACGCCTCCGCCGAGCGCACCCGGCTGGAGGTCGACGACGTGTCGCCCCTCCAGCCGCTCCGCACCACCTGA
- a CDS encoding LacI family DNA-binding transcriptional regulator, with protein sequence MTTQSGSATPRAATLTDVARLAGVSIATASKAINGRDQVKAETRLRVLEAAERLSFAPNALARGLLKGRTGTVGLLTSDLEGRFSIPVLMGAEDAFGAGRVSVFLCDARGDAIREQHHVRALLSRRVDGLIVVGSRTDPRPPLSADIPVPVVYAYAPSEDPSDVSITADNVGAGRLAVEHLLSCGRRRVAHVSGDPGYKAAQDRAAGAQAAVAAAGLELVGGQTYFGSWSEGWGRGAARMIVEQHGDVDAFFCGSDQIARGVLDALRELGRDVPGEVSVIGFDNWEVLTTNARPQLTSVDMNLERLGRVAAQRLFAAIDGTVRPGVEELPCRVVTRASTVPIS encoded by the coding sequence ATGACGACCCAGAGCGGGAGCGCCACGCCGCGCGCGGCGACCCTCACCGACGTCGCACGCCTCGCGGGCGTGTCCATCGCGACCGCGTCCAAGGCGATCAACGGGCGCGACCAGGTCAAGGCGGAGACGCGCCTGCGCGTCCTGGAGGCCGCGGAGCGGCTGTCCTTCGCGCCCAACGCGCTCGCGCGCGGGCTGCTCAAGGGCCGCACCGGCACGGTCGGGCTGCTCACGAGCGACCTCGAGGGACGCTTCTCGATCCCCGTCCTCATGGGCGCCGAGGACGCGTTCGGCGCGGGCCGCGTGTCGGTCTTCCTGTGCGACGCGCGGGGCGACGCCATCCGCGAGCAGCACCACGTGCGCGCCCTGCTGTCGCGGCGCGTCGACGGGCTCATCGTCGTCGGCTCGCGCACCGACCCGCGGCCGCCGCTCAGCGCGGACATCCCCGTCCCCGTGGTCTACGCGTACGCGCCCTCCGAGGACCCCTCGGACGTCTCGATCACGGCGGACAACGTCGGGGCGGGACGCCTCGCCGTCGAGCACCTGCTCTCGTGCGGGCGCCGACGCGTCGCCCACGTCTCGGGCGACCCCGGCTACAAGGCCGCGCAGGACCGCGCCGCGGGCGCCCAGGCCGCGGTCGCGGCCGCCGGCCTGGAGCTCGTGGGCGGCCAGACCTACTTCGGCTCGTGGAGCGAAGGGTGGGGCCGCGGGGCGGCACGCATGATCGTCGAGCAGCACGGCGACGTCGACGCCTTCTTCTGCGGCTCGGACCAGATCGCGCGCGGCGTGCTCGACGCGCTGCGCGAGCTGGGCCGCGACGTGCCCGGCGAGGTGTCGGTCATCGGGTTCGACAACTGGGAGGTGCTGACGACCAACGCGCGCCCCCAGCTCACGAGCGTCGACATGAACCTCGAGCGGCTCGGACGCGTCGCCGCGCAGCGGCTCTTCGCCGCGATCGACGGGACCGTGCGCCCGGGTGTCGAAGAGCTCCCGTGCCGCGTCGTGACGCGCGCCTCGACGGTGCCGATCAGCTGA
- a CDS encoding glycoside hydrolase family 127 protein translates to MTTTPTVPRTTGTGARPTDGGRPVVPATGRLQPLGLAQVRITGGFWAERQEVNRTATLAHIEHWLEAEGWLPNFDAVVRGDVATTRRGREFSDSEVYKLLEAMAWELGRRPDDDLEDRFAAIVRRVAAAQAPDGYLCTRFGSPGQEARYTDLEWGHELYVQGHLLQAAVARARTGHPDDLLVEVARRSADHVCETFGPDGIQGVCGHAEVEVALAELGRALDEPRYVRQAALFVERRGHGTLADIEWGRAYYQDDVPVREATVFRGHAVRANYLAAGAIDVAVETGDDELVAAVARQWERTQAARTYVTGGQGSHHQDEAFGDDFVLPPDRAYSETCASIGSVMVAWRLLLAQGDPRYADVVERTLFNVVATSPAHDGRAFYYANTLHQRVPGEPAAPDQVSKRAESSLRAPWFEVSCCPPNVARTFASLAGYLATVDDGGVQLHQYAPSEVRATLPSGEPVALDVQTGYPADGRVRVRVVEAPERWALTLRVPAWSGSGRLVVDDGPARQVPAGTVAVPDLRPGSVVTLELDVAPRFLVPDERVDAVRGCVAVQRGPEVLCVESVDLPGGRDVADLRVDVAVVPREEDGRVVVRGLLVDPATGPWPYTPLRGGAPGRTGAGRPGGEPVATPVDVRLVPYHDWAERGPSTMRVWLPTVGSGA, encoded by the coding sequence ATGACCACGACCCCGACCGTGCCCCGGACGACGGGCACCGGTGCCCGCCCCACGGACGGCGGACGGCCGGTCGTCCCCGCGACCGGGCGGCTGCAGCCGCTCGGGCTGGCGCAGGTGCGCATCACGGGCGGGTTCTGGGCCGAGCGCCAGGAGGTCAACCGCACCGCGACCCTCGCGCACATCGAGCACTGGCTCGAGGCCGAGGGCTGGCTGCCGAACTTCGACGCCGTCGTGCGCGGCGACGTCGCGACGACCCGCCGCGGCCGGGAGTTCAGCGACTCCGAGGTGTACAAGCTGCTCGAGGCGATGGCCTGGGAGCTCGGCCGCCGCCCCGACGACGACCTCGAGGACCGCTTCGCCGCGATCGTGCGGCGCGTCGCGGCGGCGCAGGCGCCGGACGGCTACCTCTGCACGCGGTTCGGCAGCCCCGGGCAGGAGGCCCGGTACACGGACCTCGAGTGGGGTCACGAGCTGTACGTCCAGGGGCACCTCCTGCAGGCTGCCGTCGCGCGGGCCCGCACCGGCCACCCCGACGACCTGCTGGTCGAGGTCGCGCGGCGGTCCGCGGACCACGTGTGCGAGACGTTCGGGCCCGACGGCATCCAGGGGGTGTGCGGGCACGCCGAGGTCGAGGTGGCGCTCGCGGAGCTCGGCCGGGCGCTCGACGAGCCCCGGTACGTGCGGCAGGCGGCGTTGTTCGTCGAGCGCCGCGGGCACGGGACCCTCGCGGACATCGAGTGGGGCCGCGCGTACTACCAGGACGACGTCCCGGTGCGCGAGGCCACGGTCTTCCGCGGTCACGCCGTGCGCGCCAACTACCTCGCCGCGGGCGCGATCGACGTCGCCGTCGAGACGGGCGACGACGAGCTCGTGGCCGCGGTCGCGCGGCAGTGGGAGCGCACGCAGGCCGCGCGCACCTATGTCACGGGCGGGCAGGGCTCGCACCACCAGGACGAGGCGTTCGGCGACGACTTCGTCCTCCCGCCCGACCGCGCGTACTCCGAGACGTGCGCGTCGATCGGGTCGGTCATGGTCGCGTGGCGCCTCCTGCTCGCGCAGGGCGACCCGCGCTACGCCGACGTGGTCGAGCGCACGCTCTTCAACGTCGTCGCGACGTCGCCCGCGCACGACGGCCGGGCCTTCTACTACGCGAACACGCTGCACCAGCGCGTCCCCGGGGAACCGGCGGCCCCGGACCAGGTGAGCAAGCGCGCCGAGTCGTCGCTGCGCGCGCCGTGGTTCGAGGTGTCGTGCTGCCCGCCGAACGTCGCGCGCACGTTCGCGAGCCTCGCGGGGTATCTCGCGACGGTCGACGACGGCGGGGTGCAGCTCCACCAGTACGCGCCGAGCGAGGTCCGCGCGACGCTGCCGTCGGGCGAGCCGGTCGCGCTCGACGTCCAGACCGGCTACCCGGCGGACGGGCGCGTGCGCGTGCGCGTCGTGGAGGCGCCCGAGCGCTGGGCGCTCACCCTGCGGGTGCCCGCGTGGTCCGGGTCGGGGCGGCTCGTGGTCGACGACGGCCCGGCCCGCCAGGTGCCCGCGGGGACCGTCGCGGTGCCCGACCTGCGCCCGGGCAGCGTCGTCACGCTCGAGCTCGACGTCGCGCCCCGGTTCCTCGTGCCCGACGAGCGCGTGGACGCCGTGCGCGGCTGCGTCGCCGTCCAGCGCGGCCCCGAGGTCCTGTGCGTGGAGTCCGTCGACCTGCCGGGCGGGCGCGACGTCGCCGACCTGCGCGTCGACGTGGCCGTCGTGCCGCGCGAGGAGGACGGGCGCGTCGTCGTGCGGGGGCTGCTCGTGGACCCGGCGACGGGCCCCTGGCCCTACACGCCGCTCCGCGGCGGGGCGCCGGGGCGGACGGGGGCCGGCCGCCCGGGCGGGGAGCCGGTCGCGACGCCGGTCGACGTCCGGCTCGTGCCGTACCACGACTGGGCCGAGCGCGGCCCGTCGACGATGCGCGTCTGGCTCCCGACCGTCGGGTCCGGCGCGTGA
- a CDS encoding carbohydrate ABC transporter permease, whose product MTVTAPAPAPAARPAPTGRPAPRARIAGVLTRTPYWVLTGGLAIVFLFPLIWAGVASVSPQPGSNQVDGWGFGNYVTLANYQAGIGQYLLNSVVVSGLTVLFTLGVSLLGGFAFARFRFPGRDVLFLVTLAILMVPYATLLIPLYVLLNTIGLQNSLLGLALVLTMFQLPFATFMMRIAFESVPRELDEAAMVDGCSSFGALWRVLLPAVKPGLITVGLFAFLAAWNDFVAPLILITDSTKAPLPLAVANMRQQVMGIVDYGATQAGVVVLAAPCIVLFLLLQRHYVRGFMSGALKG is encoded by the coding sequence ATGACCGTCACCGCACCCGCTCCCGCACCCGCGGCGCGACCCGCTCCCACCGGCCGGCCGGCCCCGCGCGCCCGCATCGCCGGCGTCCTCACCCGCACCCCGTACTGGGTGCTCACCGGGGGCCTCGCCATCGTCTTCCTCTTCCCGCTGATCTGGGCGGGCGTCGCCTCGGTCTCGCCGCAGCCCGGCAGCAACCAGGTCGACGGCTGGGGCTTCGGGAACTACGTCACCCTGGCGAACTACCAGGCCGGCATCGGGCAGTACCTCCTGAACTCCGTGGTCGTGTCCGGGCTCACGGTGCTCTTCACGCTCGGGGTGTCGTTGCTCGGCGGCTTCGCGTTCGCACGGTTCCGCTTCCCCGGCCGCGACGTGCTGTTCCTCGTGACGCTCGCGATCCTCATGGTCCCGTACGCGACGCTGCTCATCCCGCTCTACGTGCTCCTCAACACGATCGGGCTGCAGAACTCGCTGCTCGGCCTCGCGCTGGTGCTCACGATGTTCCAGCTCCCGTTCGCGACGTTCATGATGCGCATCGCGTTCGAGTCGGTGCCCCGCGAGCTGGACGAGGCCGCGATGGTCGACGGGTGCTCGTCGTTCGGCGCGCTGTGGCGGGTCCTGCTGCCCGCGGTGAAGCCGGGACTCATCACCGTCGGGCTGTTCGCGTTCCTCGCCGCGTGGAACGACTTCGTGGCACCCCTGATCCTCATCACCGACTCGACGAAGGCGCCCCTGCCGCTCGCCGTGGCCAACATGCGGCAGCAGGTCATGGGCATCGTCGACTACGGCGCGACCCAGGCGGGCGTCGTCGTCCTCGCGGCCCCGTGCATCGTCCTGTTCCTGCTCCTGCAGCGCCACTACGTGCGCGGCTTCATGTCCGGGGCGCTGAAGGGATGA
- a CDS encoding A/G-specific adenine glycosylase, whose protein sequence is MTAPATRPARPPVTAPGPDPHADLRDAVGRWFGATARALPWRAADRTAWGVLVSEVMLQQTPVVRVEPAWRAWMERWPEPADLAAAPTSDVLRAWGRLGYPRRALRLQECARAIVERHGGEVPVGEEALRALPGVGEYTAAAVTAFAHGRRAVVVDTNVRRVLARAVGGNALPAPSYTAAERATAAALAPADDADAVLWAAASMELGALVCTARTPRCGVCPVRDACAWRAAGRPGDEHAARRRTQAWAGTDRQVRGRVMAVLRDAPGPVPRGVVADVWHDAAQLDRCVASLVEDGLVEQVDDLYRLPA, encoded by the coding sequence ATGACCGCCCCGGCCACGCGCCCGGCCCGACCGCCCGTCACCGCGCCGGGGCCGGACCCGCACGCCGACCTGCGCGACGCCGTCGGGCGCTGGTTCGGCGCGACCGCGCGCGCCCTGCCCTGGCGCGCCGCGGACCGCACCGCGTGGGGCGTCCTCGTGAGCGAGGTCATGCTCCAGCAGACGCCCGTGGTCCGGGTCGAGCCCGCGTGGCGCGCGTGGATGGAGCGCTGGCCGGAGCCCGCGGACCTGGCGGCGGCGCCCACCTCGGACGTGCTCCGCGCGTGGGGCCGGCTCGGCTATCCCCGGCGCGCGCTGCGCCTGCAGGAGTGTGCCCGCGCGATCGTCGAGCGGCACGGCGGCGAGGTGCCGGTCGGCGAGGAGGCGCTGCGCGCCCTGCCGGGCGTCGGCGAGTACACCGCCGCGGCGGTCACCGCCTTCGCGCACGGTCGCCGCGCGGTCGTCGTCGACACGAACGTGCGCCGCGTCCTCGCCCGCGCGGTCGGGGGGAACGCGCTGCCCGCGCCGTCGTACACGGCCGCCGAGCGCGCGACGGCGGCCGCCCTCGCCCCGGCGGACGACGCGGACGCGGTGCTCTGGGCCGCCGCCTCGATGGAGCTCGGCGCGCTCGTGTGCACGGCCCGGACGCCGCGCTGCGGCGTCTGTCCCGTCCGCGACGCGTGCGCGTGGCGCGCCGCGGGGCGGCCCGGGGACGAGCACGCGGCCCGACGGCGGACGCAGGCCTGGGCGGGCACCGACCGCCAGGTGCGAGGCCGGGTCATGGCCGTGCTGCGCGACGCGCCGGGACCGGTGCCGCGCGGCGTCGTGGCCGACGTGTGGCACGACGCCGCGCAGCTCGACCGCTGCGTCGCGAGCCTCGTCGAGGACGGGCTCGTGGAGCAGGTCGACGACCTCTACCGGCTCCCCGCCTGA